A genomic segment from Gossypium hirsutum isolate 1008001.06 chromosome D04, Gossypium_hirsutum_v2.1, whole genome shotgun sequence encodes:
- the LOC107935779 gene encoding fatty acid amide hydrolase isoform X3 translates to MQRWRRHLCLFLCIHLLVYLNEQEVEQIGSDASPAERVQRAMNCLPLTLEKSVDDSNSSSFRRWTIADYSRAYSSGEITPRKVAEQFINAVHESSRAALPMSFFINYDAEDILKQATESTLRYERGDPISALDGVPIAIKDEIDCSPYPTTGGTKWLHKVRPCTGDACCVMRLRSCGAIIVGKTNMHELGAGTSGINPHYGTTRNPYHPNKIAGGSSSGSAAVVSAGLCPAALGVDGGGSVRMPASLCGVIGFKPTFGRIPHTGVLPLNWTVGMVGILAGTLEDALIVYAAISGQLPSHEPTILPPKLLFPLLNSTNPISEIKFARYGEWFNDCSDEIRICCSNALHLLCEHYKWKTVEVTIPEIESMRLAHYLTIGSECTTSLSSALEKLDFAELGWDARVALRVYGAFNSKEYIKAQKMRNRQMQIHKNIFAKADVIVAPTTGVTAYSIFDDALKTGELDYINGAALVRYQISGNFLGLPAVTVPVGYDKEGLPIGLQFIGKPWSEPTLMHIAFAMQALCISHYRKPKVFCNLLHKN, encoded by the exons ATGCAACGCTGGAGGAGGCACCTATGTTTGTTCCTTTGCATCCATTTGTTGGTAT ACCTTAATGAACAAGAAGTTGAACAAATTGGCTCTGATGCATCGCCAGCAGAACGAGTTCAACGGGCAATGAATTGTCTTCCTTTGACCTTAGAGAAGTCAGTAGATGATTCAAATTCCAGCAGCTTCCGACGCTGGACAATAGCGGATTATTCAAGGGCCTATAGTTCTGGAGAAATAACTCCCCGGAAG GTTGCGGAGCAATTTATAAATGCTGTGCATGAATCTTCCCGTGCTGCTTTGCCAATGTCCTTCTTCATTAACTATGATGCTGAAGATATCCTAAAACAAGCTACAGAATCAACTCTTCGGTACGAAAGAG GGGATCCGATATCAGCTCTAGACGGAGTCCCAATAGCTATCAAGGATGAAATAGATTGTTCTCCATATCCAACAACAG GAGGTACAAAGTGGCTGCACAAGGTTAGACCTTGCACGGGTGACGCATGCTGTGTTATGCGGCTCAGATCCTGTGGTGCTATTATTGTTGGAAAGACTAACATGCATGAGCTTGGAGCAGGAACAAGTGGGATAAATCCTCACTATGG GACTACCAGAAATCCGTATCATCCCAACAAAATCGCTGGTGGTTCTTCCAGTGGATCTGCTGCAGTAGTATCTGCAGGATTATGCCCTGCTGCTCTTGGTGTGGATGGAGGAG GATCTGTGCGGATGCCTGCATCCCTTTGTGGTGTTATAGGATTCAAACCGACTTTTGGGCGCATACCTCATACAGG TGTTCTTCCTCTGAACTGGACGGTAGGAATGGTTGGAATACTAGCAGGCACCTTAGAGGATGCATTGATTGT CTATGCTGCCATTAGTGGCCAACTTCCATCACATGAGCCAACAATTTTACCT CCCAAGTTACTTTTTCCCCTGCTGAACTCAACAAATCCAATATCAGAAATCAAGTTTGCAAGATATGGAGAG TGGTTCAACGATTGCAGTGACGAAATCAGAATATGCTGTTCCAATGCTTTGCACTTGCTTTGTGAGCATTACAAATGGAAG ACTGTAGAGGTTACTATACCAGAGATAGAGTCGATGCGGCTGGCGCATTATCTGACCATTGGCTCCGAATGCACAACTTCACTGAGTTCTGCTCTTGAAAAGCT GGATTTTGCAGAACTAGGATGGGATGCAAGAGTAGCACTTAGGGTATACGGTGCTTTCAACAGCAAAGAGTACATAAAAGCTCAGAAAATGAG GAACCGCCAGATGCAGATTCATAAGAACATATTTGCCAAGGCAGATGTCATAGTTGCTCCAACAACAGG TGTGACTGCATACTCAATATTTGATGATGCTCTAAAAACCGGTGAGCTCGATTACATAAATGGAG CTGCCCTTGTTCGATATCAGATATCAGGAAACTTTTTAGGACTACCTGCTGTGACCGTTCCT GTTGGCTATGATAAAGAAGGTTTGCCAATTGGTCTTCAATTTATAGGGAAGCCATGGTCAGAACCCACATTAATGCACATAGCATTTGCAATGCAG GCCTTGTGCATCTCACACTATAGGAAGCCTAAAGTTTTCTGTAATCTACTTCATAAGAATTGA
- the LOC107935779 gene encoding fatty acid amide hydrolase isoform X2, translating to MRQRELVSNATLEEAPMFVPLHPFVDLNEQEVEQIGSDASPAERVQRAMNCLPLTLEKSVDDSNSSSFRRWTIADYSRAYSSGEITPRKVAEQFINAVHESSRAALPMSFFINYDAEDILKQATESTLRYERGDPISALDGVPIAIKDEIDCSPYPTTGGTKWLHKVRPCTGDACCVMRLRSCGAIIVGKTNMHELGAGTSGINPHYGTTRNPYHPNKIAGGSSSGSAAVVSAGLCPAALGVDGGGSVRMPASLCGVIGFKPTFGRIPHTGVLPLNWTVGMVGILAGTLEDALIVYAAISGQLPSHEPTILPPKLLFPLLNSTNPISEIKFARYGEWFNDCSDEIRICCSNALHLLCEHYKWKTVEVTIPEIESMRLAHYLTIGSECTTSLSSALEKLDFAELGWDARVALRVYGAFNSKEYIKAQKMRNRQMQIHKNIFAKADVIVAPTTGVTAYSIFDDALKTGELDYINGAALVRYQISGNFLGLPAVTVPVGYDKEGLPIGLQFIGKPWSEPTLMHIAFAMQALCISHYRKPKVFCNLLHKN from the exons ATGAGGCAAAGGGAG CTTGTTTCGAATGCAACGCTGGAGGAGGCACCTATGTTTGTTCCTTTGCATCCATTTGTTG ACCTTAATGAACAAGAAGTTGAACAAATTGGCTCTGATGCATCGCCAGCAGAACGAGTTCAACGGGCAATGAATTGTCTTCCTTTGACCTTAGAGAAGTCAGTAGATGATTCAAATTCCAGCAGCTTCCGACGCTGGACAATAGCGGATTATTCAAGGGCCTATAGTTCTGGAGAAATAACTCCCCGGAAG GTTGCGGAGCAATTTATAAATGCTGTGCATGAATCTTCCCGTGCTGCTTTGCCAATGTCCTTCTTCATTAACTATGATGCTGAAGATATCCTAAAACAAGCTACAGAATCAACTCTTCGGTACGAAAGAG GGGATCCGATATCAGCTCTAGACGGAGTCCCAATAGCTATCAAGGATGAAATAGATTGTTCTCCATATCCAACAACAG GAGGTACAAAGTGGCTGCACAAGGTTAGACCTTGCACGGGTGACGCATGCTGTGTTATGCGGCTCAGATCCTGTGGTGCTATTATTGTTGGAAAGACTAACATGCATGAGCTTGGAGCAGGAACAAGTGGGATAAATCCTCACTATGG GACTACCAGAAATCCGTATCATCCCAACAAAATCGCTGGTGGTTCTTCCAGTGGATCTGCTGCAGTAGTATCTGCAGGATTATGCCCTGCTGCTCTTGGTGTGGATGGAGGAG GATCTGTGCGGATGCCTGCATCCCTTTGTGGTGTTATAGGATTCAAACCGACTTTTGGGCGCATACCTCATACAGG TGTTCTTCCTCTGAACTGGACGGTAGGAATGGTTGGAATACTAGCAGGCACCTTAGAGGATGCATTGATTGT CTATGCTGCCATTAGTGGCCAACTTCCATCACATGAGCCAACAATTTTACCT CCCAAGTTACTTTTTCCCCTGCTGAACTCAACAAATCCAATATCAGAAATCAAGTTTGCAAGATATGGAGAG TGGTTCAACGATTGCAGTGACGAAATCAGAATATGCTGTTCCAATGCTTTGCACTTGCTTTGTGAGCATTACAAATGGAAG ACTGTAGAGGTTACTATACCAGAGATAGAGTCGATGCGGCTGGCGCATTATCTGACCATTGGCTCCGAATGCACAACTTCACTGAGTTCTGCTCTTGAAAAGCT GGATTTTGCAGAACTAGGATGGGATGCAAGAGTAGCACTTAGGGTATACGGTGCTTTCAACAGCAAAGAGTACATAAAAGCTCAGAAAATGAG GAACCGCCAGATGCAGATTCATAAGAACATATTTGCCAAGGCAGATGTCATAGTTGCTCCAACAACAGG TGTGACTGCATACTCAATATTTGATGATGCTCTAAAAACCGGTGAGCTCGATTACATAAATGGAG CTGCCCTTGTTCGATATCAGATATCAGGAAACTTTTTAGGACTACCTGCTGTGACCGTTCCT GTTGGCTATGATAAAGAAGGTTTGCCAATTGGTCTTCAATTTATAGGGAAGCCATGGTCAGAACCCACATTAATGCACATAGCATTTGCAATGCAG GCCTTGTGCATCTCACACTATAGGAAGCCTAAAGTTTTCTGTAATCTACTTCATAAGAATTGA